Genomic DNA from Amycolatopsis alba DSM 44262:
AGGGCCTGCCGGACGTAAGGCTGCCGGATCATGTTCCCGGCGACGGTCGGGTTGCTGAAGTTGACCGCCATGAAGTTGATGTTGAACAGGATCTGCGGTTCCAGCTGGAAGCCGTCGCCGAGCGGGTTCGGCCCGCCCTTGGTCGGGTCGCCGTCCGGCTGGACACCCATCCCCGGCGGCAGGAAGCCGACCTGGACGTCCCCGGATTGCAGCAGTTCGTACTGCTGCTCGTCCGACGTCGTCGAGACCTGGCGCAACTCGTCGAGATGCGGCGGGTTGGGTCCGCTGTAGTGCTCGTTCGGGACGAAGGTGACGACACCTTCCTCGGTGTAGCTCTTGAGCCGCCACGGTCCGTTGACGACACTCCACACCGGACTTTCGGCCCAGCGGGTGCGGTGCGAGTTGTCCTCCTCGACGACGTCGCCGTTCTCCGCCATCAGGAATTCGTAGACCGCCTCGGCCTGCTCGATGTCGTGTGTCGCGTCGGCCGGGCCGTCCGCGGTGCGGTCCCAGGCCTTCGGCATCGGCGTGATCATGGTGAGCTGGTTCAGCAGTACCCAGTTCTTCGAGTACGCCTTGTCGAAGGTGAAGCTGACCTTGTCGTCGTCGACCTTCGCGAACGACACCAGGTTGTCCGGGAAGTAGCCCTCGGAGTAGGCACCGAACCTCGGCCCCTTCACCTTCAGCATGTTCATCCAGAAGATGACGTTGTCCGCGCAGAGCGTCTCGCCGTTGGACCACTTCCACGGTTTGATCCGGACCGTGCAGGTGCGGCCGGTCTCGTCCCACACCGGCTCTTCGCCGACACTGAGGTCCCAGTCGATCTCCGGCGCGCCGTCGCGGCCCAGCCAGTACAGCGGCCGGTACATCAGCATCTGGAACTCGTAGAGGCTCCGCACGCCGAAGCGTTCGCCAGGGGTGAAGGGGAAGATCACCGCGGGCGGGAACCCTGGCAGGCAGGCCCAGGTCGCGACGCCGCCCTTGATCGGCTTGTCCGTCATGACTTTCGCTTCCTCCGAATCAGGCCGCGCTCAGGCGGCGGTCGCCTCGAGAACCTCGGCCGGCTGCTTCTTCTCCTGCGCCGACAGCGGTTTCGCCAGACTGAAGTAGGTGCCGATCACGATCGCGCCCTGCAGGATCGCCAGCCCCCAGAACGCGTAGGGCACGGTGGTCGCGTCGGCCAGCGCGGACAATCCGACCGTCGCGCCGACACCGAGCCCGAGGCCGACGGCCTGCGTGCCGCCGAAGATCCGGCCGACCCGGTCCTCCGGGCTCGCCCGCATCAGCAGGGTGCGGGCGGCGATCCGGCCCTGGGCGAAGCAGAACCCGGCGAACGGGATCGCCGCCATCAGCGCGATGTAGTGCACCGGCTGGATCGCGAGGCAGATCAGGTTCCCGAGCGTGCCCAGCACGGCCAGATGGATGCCCTTGAACCGCTTGCTGACCTTGCCGTACGCGGCGGCGCCGACGATGAAGCCGACCCCGGCCAGCGCGTCGACCACGCCGATCATCCACGCGCCCTGGCCGAAGGTCTGCAGGATCAGCGTGGTCAGGATGACGTTGGCGACCATCAGGCCGATGTTCCCGTTGGCGTACAGCAGCGCGAGCCGTTTGATCGGCTGGTGCACCGGGGCTTCGACCGGCGCCGACGCGTCGGCGGTCGCGGTCTCCACGGCCACCGGCGCCTTGGCGGGCTTGCGGCCGATCCCGTAGACGAGCACGGCGGAGACGACGAAGGTCAGCGAGTTGAAGATGAACAGCGGCGTCGCGCCGAACCAGATCACCAGGAATCCCGCGAGCGAGGACGCGAGCAGCATGCCTGCGTTGCTCGCCATCTCGAAGTGCGAGTTGAACTTCCCGAGCCGCTCGTCGCGGATGCGTTCCTTGATCAGGCCGTTGCTCGCGGGCATGAACAACGCCGCGGTGCAGGCGAGCATGAAGTTCGCTATGTAGGACCCCAGGTTCGCCGGGCCGCCGATCCACAGCCAGACCGGCAGGGCGAACGCGGTCAGCGCGCTGACCAGGTCCGCGGCGACGCACAGCATCCGCCTGTCGACCTTGTCGACCAGCTTGCCGAACAGCAGCGCGAGCGCGACCTGCGGGATCGACACCGCGATGAACAGCCAGCCGACGGCGAGGGTGGTCTGCTCGGCGTGGAAGACCAGGATCGCGGCGGCGGTGATCTGGAACGCGTTGCCCGCCGTGGTGACGAAGCCCGCCGGGACCAGCAGGCGTTCGGCGAGCCGGGAACTCCGGACCGCGTCGGCGGGAAGGGAACTGTCGAGTGACATGGGGTCTCAGACCTCGCTCGTCGGGGGGAATTCCAGTGATGGCACGGCGAACGCCGTGGTGTGCGTGACGTCGAAGGCGGCCGCGTCGATCCGAAGGTCGAACCCGCCCGCTTCGGCGGCACGCGCGGCGAGGTCGATCAGGATCGGCGAGGCGCAGCCGATCAAGGCCCGCAGTTCGAGGAAGAGGTCGCCCAGCGCGCCGCGGAGCACCTCCTGGTCGAGATTGCCTTTCAGGGTGCGTTCGGTGGCCGCGCCCAGGCGCCCGACGTGCTGCACGATCAGATCGGCGGCCCGGCTGAGGCTGAAATCCTCGAGTTCGTAGTTCAGGGCGAACCGGGAGACCATCGCCGCCGCGCGTTCCGTGGCCTCGACCGACACCGGGAGCGAGCCGTTCTCCCCGCCGACCTCGGCGGTGAGTTTGGCCAGGGTCTCGGCGAGTTCGTTCCAGGGCGCGACGAGCCGCTCCCCCGCGACCTTCTCCAGCGCGGCGCGGGAGAAGTTGGTCCTGGCGAACTCGGGGGCGGTGAGATTGAGGTGGAACCGCGCGATGTCGCGAGGCACTTCGGCCGCGAGTTCGCGGGCCCAGACCACGTGTCCCTTGCTGGTGGAAAACTTCTCGTTCTCCAGCTCGTAGAACTCGTTGACGAGCAGGGTGTCCGGGAGGACGTAACGGCCTTCGAGGGCCATCAGCTCGGCGACGTGGACGACGCCCCAGGTGAACAGCGGATCGAACCCCATGAACACCACGACCCGCGCGTCGTTCTCCGCGAGCCACGCGTCGTCGTCGGCGGCCTTCGGTTTTCCGTTGCGCCGCAACGCGTACTCGGTGCAGTACATCGAGGCGGGCATCCCCTCGACCCACGCGTTGAGCCGCTGCCCCGGCGTCTGCAGGAACGGCGCCGGCAGCCCCCATTTCACCGGGTACGTGATCGCGAAGTCCGGCAACGGCCCGGCCAGCAGTTCCCGCATCAGGCCGAGCACGTGCGGCCGCCACGACGGGCCGCGTTCCTCGTAGTAGGCGAGGAGCTGTTCGCGGTACTCCGAGACGGGGAAGACCATGATCTCCGTCTCGCGGTAGGTCACCTCGTCGGCCGGGTCGAGCACCGAATAGGGCTCGATGAGCGCGTCGAAGTCGATCGGATGCCCGCAGCCCTCGCAGAACCCGCCGCGGCTGTCGGCGAGACACGTCGGGCAGCCGCCGCCGACGAACCCCTCGACCAGGAACTCGCCCTTGCTCTCGCTGTAGGGCAGCCGCACCTTGCGCAGCCGAAGCTTTCCCTTGTCGTACAAGCGTTTGACGTAGTCATGGACGAGCGCCCTGTACCCGTCGTCGGTCGGCGAGAACCCGTCGACCTCGACACCCATCGCCTTGAACGTGCGCTGGATGTCCTCGGTCGACTGCTTCACCAGCTCGGGTGGTGTCGACCCGACCCTGGCCGCGCTGGTGACGAGATAGGTCTGGCTGTCGTCGGTGCAGGAGGCGAACACGCCCTCGCGGCCCGCCGCGCGCAGGTAGCGCCGGTGCACGTCGGCGCCGAGATACGGTCCGGCGATATGCCCGATGTGCAGGTCCCCGTTGGACGTCGGGGGGCCGCCGATGATCACCACCGGTCTCGTGTCTGCCATGGTCACGCCAGCTCCTCGTGCCGGGCGGCGAACTTCGCCGTCATGTCGGAGTCCCACCAGATCGCGTACATCTCGAAGTCCTCGGCGCCGTCGTTGAGGATGCGGTGCTCGGTGCCGGGCCGGTGGAACTCGATGTCACCCGGCCGGAAGGCGCGGCGCTCTCCCCCGGACTCCACGACCGCCTCACCGTTGACGGCGATGAAGAGCTCGTACTCGTGGTGGGAGTGCGCACCCGTCGCGCCGTGCGCGGGCACCGTGACCCATGCCCCCTCGAACGGCGCGTTCAGCGCCGCCCACGGCAGCAGCCGCTGGCCGTAGGCGCCGTTCTCGAAGACCATCTTTTCCCGCTCCAGCGGACGGATCTCCATGACGTTCTCTTTCTGC
This window encodes:
- a CDS encoding ABC transporter substrate-binding protein, with amino-acid sequence MTDKPIKGGVATWACLPGFPPAVIFPFTPGERFGVRSLYEFQMLMYRPLYWLGRDGAPEIDWDLSVGEEPVWDETGRTCTVRIKPWKWSNGETLCADNVIFWMNMLKVKGPRFGAYSEGYFPDNLVSFAKVDDDKVSFTFDKAYSKNWVLLNQLTMITPMPKAWDRTADGPADATHDIEQAEAVYEFLMAENGDVVEEDNSHRTRWAESPVWSVVNGPWRLKSYTEEGVVTFVPNEHYSGPNPPHLDELRQVSTTSDEQQYELLQSGDVQVGFLPPGMGVQPDGDPTKGGPNPLGDGFQLEPQILFNINFMAVNFSNPTVAGNMIRQPYVRQALQSCFDQEYGAREVYQGYGWSQTGSIPVLPKSDLVSPKIAERGGFWPFDLEKARQLLADNGWDVSASPAVCVRPEEAGEGIPAGTELSFSLRYWEGRPSLARLMAQFRDDAAKAGIEIRLEEVMGSVLVAEDGPGEKRMWELSCWGGGWVYNYPTGENLFQSGAACNFSNYRDARADELIAKTVTTDCLEALYEYQEYIADQAPVIFMPTFPRRLFEVAGNLRGFSPINPYGLINPENWYYIDDTAEGEA
- a CDS encoding MFS transporter encodes the protein MSLDSSLPADAVRSSRLAERLLVPAGFVTTAGNAFQITAAAILVFHAEQTTLAVGWLFIAVSIPQVALALLFGKLVDKVDRRMLCVAADLVSALTAFALPVWLWIGGPANLGSYIANFMLACTAALFMPASNGLIKERIRDERLGKFNSHFEMASNAGMLLASSLAGFLVIWFGATPLFIFNSLTFVVSAVLVYGIGRKPAKAPVAVETATADASAPVEAPVHQPIKRLALLYANGNIGLMVANVILTTLILQTFGQGAWMIGVVDALAGVGFIVGAAAYGKVSKRFKGIHLAVLGTLGNLICLAIQPVHYIALMAAIPFAGFCFAQGRIAARTLLMRASPEDRVGRIFGGTQAVGLGLGVGATVGLSALADATTVPYAFWGLAILQGAIVIGTYFSLAKPLSAQEKKQPAEVLEATAA
- a CDS encoding class I tRNA ligase family protein, which gives rise to MADTRPVVIIGGPPTSNGDLHIGHIAGPYLGADVHRRYLRAAGREGVFASCTDDSQTYLVTSAARVGSTPPELVKQSTEDIQRTFKAMGVEVDGFSPTDDGYRALVHDYVKRLYDKGKLRLRKVRLPYSESKGEFLVEGFVGGGCPTCLADSRGGFCEGCGHPIDFDALIEPYSVLDPADEVTYRETEIMVFPVSEYREQLLAYYEERGPSWRPHVLGLMRELLAGPLPDFAITYPVKWGLPAPFLQTPGQRLNAWVEGMPASMYCTEYALRRNGKPKAADDDAWLAENDARVVVFMGFDPLFTWGVVHVAELMALEGRYVLPDTLLVNEFYELENEKFSTSKGHVVWARELAAEVPRDIARFHLNLTAPEFARTNFSRAALEKVAGERLVAPWNELAETLAKLTAEVGGENGSLPVSVEATERAAAMVSRFALNYELEDFSLSRAADLIVQHVGRLGAATERTLKGNLDQEVLRGALGDLFLELRALIGCASPILIDLAARAAEAGGFDLRIDAAAFDVTHTTAFAVPSLEFPPTSEV
- a CDS encoding cupin domain-containing protein → MEIRPLEREKMVFENGAYGQRLLPWAALNAPFEGAWVTVPAHGATGAHSHHEYELFIAVNGEAVVESGGERRAFRPGDIEFHRPGTEHRILNDGAEDFEMYAIWWDSDMTAKFAARHEELA